The DNA window TGTGTTGTTTTAATAAGCCCAAAATATGCTGCTGAGCTTCCCTAGTTTCTGACAAAGTTGTCTTTCGATAATCTGTGAACAAGCGGTCGTAATCGGCTTGTGTTTCCAATTGCTGGCGTTTGTCTGAGTTGATACCCACTTCTGGGATGTGCAGGTATTCAATCCCTAAGCTGTCACAATACCGTTTTAGCAAGGTTTTACTAAAACCGAATTTCATACTTAATGGGTTTTTCCGTACGTCAACCAAGAGTTTCACATTATTTTGGACGAGCTTTTGCAAGTATTTCTCTAAAGAAATGCCTTCATAACCAATAGTAAACAAGGTAGTTTCTTCTTCTTTGGGTCTTGCTTTCTCTACACGCTCATATAATACACCTGGCAAAACATCCTTGGCTATGGTGCTGCGAATAGCGTAAAACGGGAAATTCAAGTAAGTGTGTTTTATGAGTGCATTGATGCTCATTGACCCGTAATCTGCTACCACTTCGTTTAATAACTGACGGTCTGCAACTTTTAACTCTTTGAAATAGTTAGCAGTATCAGCTTTTTCGTATTTGTTTTCAGATTCTAATAAGAAACCCTTTTTGACCATGGTATTCATGTCCGCTTTCGCAGAATAGGAGTAGCAACCAAACTTATAGGGCACAAAATCATACTCGGGAATTTGCTTTTTCATCGCATACAAGAACAGTAATTTTTGGAAGCGTAGCTTTTCTACTTCTCCACCGAGTAATTCAATTAACCCCAATATGACTTTTCGTCTGTAAAACATGCTGTAAAGTTACTCTGTTTCAAATTCCAATTTCGGCAAGCCTTCCACAATCTCTACGGTTTGCACACTTACATTTATAACGCCAGCCCGTCCCACAACCCCCA is part of the Cryomorphaceae bacterium genome and encodes:
- a CDS encoding DUF488 domain-containing protein is translated as MFYRRKVILGLIELLGGEVEKLRFQKLLFLYAMKKQIPEYDFVPYKFGCYSYSAKADMNTMVKKGFLLESENKYEKADTANYFKELKVADRQLLNEVVADYGSMSINALIKHTYLNFPFYAIRSTIAKDVLPGVLYERVEKARPKEEETTLFTIGYEGISLEKYLQKLVQNNVKLLVDVRKNPLSMKFGFSKTLLKRYCDSLGIEYLHIPEVGINSDKRQQLETQADYDRLFTDYRKTTLSETREAQQHILGLLKQHKRIALTCFEAEPCQCHRSHLADVIEQSPDFSYQLKHL